In a single window of the Dinghuibacter silviterrae genome:
- a CDS encoding LacI family DNA-binding transcriptional regulator → MKKKLSIRDIAEQLKVSKTTVSFVLNGKAAENGVSKAMERRVLAYIEKVGYRPNRMAQGLRTGRSKTIGMMVEDISDAFFSSIARKFEEILSVKGYRIIYGSTENNTAVAKDLIQVFRNHQVDGYIIAPPPGIEEDIRELIADELPVIVFDRTLPNLEVDSVLVDNHQGAYRATRHLLDNGYKHITLVTLTSEQIQMRERERGYLDCLAEAGKRAKILRIKYHEQREKAVSDIEKNIPADTDAVLFATNYLAENGLEAIAMRRWNIPDQVAIAVFDDCNWFKLFKPSITAVAQPLEAICTEVVDLLLQKLEHAGHKAPRSLHLPTHLVIRDSSQQRSQ, encoded by the coding sequence ATGAAAAAGAAACTCTCTATCAGGGATATTGCGGAACAGCTGAAGGTGTCAAAGACGACCGTTTCGTTTGTGTTGAACGGGAAGGCGGCGGAAAACGGGGTGAGCAAGGCCATGGAGCGCCGGGTGCTGGCGTACATCGAAAAGGTGGGGTACCGGCCGAACCGGATGGCACAGGGGCTGCGGACGGGCAGGAGCAAAACGATCGGGATGATGGTGGAGGATATTTCAGACGCCTTTTTCTCATCGATCGCCCGGAAATTCGAGGAAATCCTTTCGGTAAAGGGGTACCGGATCATTTATGGAAGTACGGAGAACAACACCGCGGTAGCCAAAGACCTGATACAGGTTTTTAGAAACCACCAGGTAGACGGATACATCATTGCGCCGCCACCGGGGATCGAGGAGGACATCAGGGAACTGATCGCAGACGAGCTACCGGTCATCGTTTTTGACCGGACGTTGCCCAACCTGGAGGTGGACAGTGTCTTGGTGGATAACCACCAGGGCGCTTACCGGGCGACCCGGCACTTACTGGACAACGGCTATAAGCATATCACATTGGTGACGCTGACGTCGGAACAAATCCAGATGCGGGAACGGGAGCGCGGGTATTTAGACTGCCTGGCGGAGGCGGGGAAAAGAGCAAAAATCCTGCGCATCAAATACCACGAACAAAGGGAGAAGGCCGTCAGCGACATCGAGAAAAATATACCCGCGGACACGGACGCGGTCCTGTTTGCCACCAACTACCTGGCAGAAAACGGACTGGAAGCCATTGCCATGCGGAGATGGAATATCCCTGACCAGGTGGCAATTGCCGTATTTGACGATTGCAACTGGTTCAAATTATTCAAACCTTCGATCACGGCAGTGGCGCAGCCGCTGGAGGCCATCTGCACGGAGGTCGTCGACCTTCTTTTACAAAAGCTGGAACACGCGGGGCATAAGGCCCCCCGGTCGCTCCATCTTCCTACCCACCTTGTGATCAGGGATTCGTCTCAGCAAAGATCGCAGTAA
- a CDS encoding solute:sodium symporter family transporter, with protein sequence MITFATISFLGWTLFVAAVSWFKTRKQRLRTTSDFFMGSRSLSFWVVGGSLFFTNMSANQFIGENESVYINNMTVMAWGMSSIVAMLVVSEFFMPLYLRIGAVTTADFLEERFDGATKKIVTFIFLAGYLLSLIPTVLYGGAVAFEGIFHLHEHLGISHWAAIWVFVVALAVIGCCYTLLGGFKAISISDSVQGLGMMIGGLLLPYFGFRYLGHGDVWAGIRTVLHTRTDHLNAIGSAGDQVPFSTIFTGMFLVNLYYWGMEQYIMQDALAAKNLEQGQKGIALACVGKLLAPLMLNIPGLIALHVYSHLDDTTSVFPRLVGDVMPPLWVGFIAAIVFGGALGTFNAGLNSSATLFIMNLYGPRKTAAPAPDGRRLIRAGKRFQVAVTLLGVGIAPFIMFFRGGFYTYIQKVSSFFSIPVFTVLVIGFATKKVPAVAAKAGLVFFVVIYALTQSVLPTGLHYLHVVFILFILTAGLMLFIGRVAPQAVPYRSRPMPLIDIRPWKHRHWYSLGLIIAVVLMFLLFSPYGLAK encoded by the coding sequence ATGATTACTTTCGCGACGATAAGCTTTCTGGGTTGGACGCTGTTTGTGGCCGCGGTTTCCTGGTTCAAGACGAGGAAACAACGCTTACGCACGACCTCCGACTTTTTTATGGGCTCCCGGAGCCTTAGCTTCTGGGTCGTCGGTGGCTCGCTGTTCTTCACGAACATGAGCGCCAACCAGTTTATCGGCGAGAACGAGTCGGTCTATATCAACAACATGACGGTCATGGCCTGGGGCATGAGCTCCATCGTGGCCATGCTCGTGGTCAGTGAATTCTTTATGCCCCTCTACCTCCGGATCGGCGCGGTCACCACCGCCGATTTCCTGGAGGAGCGGTTTGACGGAGCCACCAAAAAGATCGTCACGTTTATCTTCCTGGCCGGTTACCTGCTCAGCCTCATCCCCACCGTACTCTACGGAGGAGCGGTGGCCTTTGAAGGCATTTTTCACCTGCACGAGCACCTGGGCATCAGCCACTGGGCGGCGATCTGGGTTTTTGTCGTCGCGCTGGCCGTCATCGGGTGCTGTTATACCTTGCTCGGTGGTTTTAAGGCCATCAGCATTTCCGACAGCGTGCAGGGTTTGGGGATGATGATCGGCGGCCTTTTATTACCTTATTTTGGCTTCCGTTACCTGGGGCATGGGGACGTCTGGGCGGGGATACGCACCGTGCTCCACACCCGGACGGACCACCTCAACGCCATCGGCTCCGCGGGCGACCAGGTACCTTTTAGCACCATCTTTACAGGGATGTTCCTCGTGAACCTGTACTACTGGGGTATGGAGCAATACATCATGCAGGACGCCCTGGCGGCCAAAAACCTGGAGCAGGGTCAAAAAGGGATCGCGCTGGCCTGTGTTGGCAAGCTGCTGGCGCCCCTGATGCTCAATATCCCCGGGTTGATCGCCCTCCATGTCTATAGCCACCTCGACGATACCACTTCGGTTTTCCCCCGTCTCGTGGGCGACGTTATGCCCCCGCTTTGGGTGGGGTTTATCGCTGCCATCGTGTTTGGAGGGGCGTTGGGTACGTTCAACGCCGGTCTTAATAGTTCGGCGACGCTTTTTATCATGAACCTATACGGCCCACGCAAAACCGCCGCCCCCGCGCCCGACGGTCGCCGCCTGATCCGCGCCGGCAAACGCTTCCAGGTGGCCGTGACCTTGCTCGGCGTGGGCATCGCCCCTTTCATCATGTTTTTCAGGGGCGGCTTCTACACCTATATTCAAAAGGTCTCCAGTTTTTTCAGCATCCCCGTGTTTACCGTGCTGGTGATCGGTTTTGCGACCAAAAAGGTACCGGCCGTCGCTGCCAAAGCCGGTCTTGTCTTTTTCGTCGTCATCTATGCACTCACCCAGTCGGTCCTGCCGACGGGGTTGCACTATCTCCACGTCGTATTCATCTTGTTTATACTCACTGCAGGGTTGATGCTCTTCATCGGGCGTGTCGCGCCGCAGGCGGTTCCTTACCGCTCCAGGCCCATGCCCCTGATCGACATAAGACCATGGAAACACCGTCACTGGTATAGCCTCGGGTTGATCATCGCCGTCGTGCTGATGTTCCTCCTGTTTTCACCTTATGGATTAGCAAAATGA
- a CDS encoding GntR family transcriptional regulator, whose product MREIYQQILELEGTPGLSKHDQLVQGMINAINARIVSRGDLLPSVNNLSKELGFAKETIARGYKELTTRGIVVSKNRLGFFVSNEDTEQQLKIALLLFAFDSFQETFYKTFRDRLGPYVHIDVFFHHNNISVFENIVSNVRGKYGMYVIAPIPNERTAGILQTLPLDKFLMIDRFEPMEGNFSYIVQEFEKASYKAFAELGETIKRFDEMIFYYRPDSDTPVEIYRAFKKFIKDFKIKGSIKTEYLPGSLERGKAYFTINNAELWEMLRDSGVKKFKLGKDVGVLSHNDDVVKEIICDGITTYSTDFRLMAEKAADFVLHRHPVREVVPTILIRRKSI is encoded by the coding sequence ATGAGAGAGATCTACCAACAAATCCTGGAACTGGAGGGAACGCCCGGCTTGTCTAAACACGACCAGTTGGTACAAGGGATGATCAATGCGATCAACGCCAGGATCGTGTCCAGGGGGGATCTGCTCCCTTCGGTCAATAACCTGAGCAAGGAACTGGGATTTGCCAAAGAAACCATCGCCCGGGGGTACAAGGAGTTGACCACCCGCGGAATTGTGGTCTCCAAGAACCGGCTTGGTTTTTTTGTCTCCAACGAGGATACGGAGCAACAACTGAAAATCGCCCTGTTGTTGTTTGCCTTCGATTCGTTCCAGGAGACCTTTTACAAAACCTTCCGCGACAGGCTTGGACCATACGTCCACATTGACGTCTTTTTCCACCACAACAATATTTCGGTTTTCGAGAACATCGTCTCCAACGTGCGCGGCAAATACGGCATGTACGTCATTGCCCCTATTCCGAACGAGCGCACGGCCGGGATCCTGCAAACCCTGCCGCTGGACAAATTCCTGATGATCGACCGGTTCGAACCCATGGAAGGGAACTTCTCCTACATCGTACAGGAGTTCGAGAAGGCCTCGTATAAAGCATTCGCGGAACTCGGCGAGACGATCAAAAGGTTCGATGAAATGATTTTTTACTATCGCCCGGATTCGGATACACCCGTGGAAATCTATCGCGCCTTTAAGAAGTTCATTAAGGATTTCAAAATTAAAGGGAGCATTAAAACGGAGTACCTGCCTGGTTCGCTTGAACGAGGAAAAGCTTATTTCACCATCAACAACGCGGAACTCTGGGAAATGCTCCGGGACAGCGGGGTCAAGAAATTCAAGCTGGGCAAGGACGTGGGGGTGTTATCGCACAACGACGACGTGGTGAAGGAGATCATCTGCGACGGGATCACCACGTATTCCACGGACTTCAGGCTGATGGCGGAAAAGGCGGCGGATTTCGTGCTGCATAGACACCCGGTCCGGGAAGTGGTGCCGACGATATTAATACGAAGGAAGTCGATATGA
- a CDS encoding alginate lyase family protein: MRTLLIISALLTSVAGFSQSFLHPGLLQKESDFDRIRQKIRQDAEPWVSGWKVLEANSHAQANYKPRPVSIVYRGYDGVHKENYALLYNDIAAAYALAIRWKISEDTAFANAAVQILNGWADSLTALEGTNDRVLAAGLYGYELANAAEIMRTYPGWDVPAFDRFRQMMKNVFYTINHQFLTRTEGCMTHFYANWDLCNMDAVMAIGVLCDDRSMYNEAIGYFKNGPGNGNILKAVNVLYGDSLGQWQESGRDQGHTQLGIGEMGALCEMAWNQGDDLYGYDNNRFLKGAEYVARYNLGDSVPYTEYTNCAGVDQPVISATARGSARPVWELVYNHYVRRRGLQAPNCARMAAALRPEGGGGNYGPNSGGFDQLGYGTLLYTLEP, encoded by the coding sequence ATGAGAACCCTACTGATCATAAGCGCGTTGCTTACCAGCGTTGCCGGCTTTAGCCAATCTTTCCTCCACCCGGGCCTTCTTCAAAAAGAGTCGGACTTCGACCGGATCAGACAGAAGATCCGGCAAGACGCCGAGCCCTGGGTGTCGGGGTGGAAGGTCCTGGAGGCCAATAGCCACGCCCAGGCGAACTACAAACCCCGGCCGGTGTCCATTGTGTACCGGGGTTATGACGGGGTGCACAAGGAGAATTATGCACTGCTATATAACGACATCGCGGCGGCGTATGCGCTCGCGATCCGGTGGAAGATCTCTGAAGACACGGCGTTTGCAAACGCGGCAGTACAGATCCTGAACGGTTGGGCGGATTCGCTGACGGCCCTGGAAGGAACGAACGACCGGGTGCTGGCGGCTGGATTGTATGGTTATGAACTGGCCAATGCCGCGGAGATCATGCGGACCTACCCGGGTTGGGATGTACCCGCATTTGACCGTTTCCGGCAAATGATGAAAAACGTTTTCTACACGATCAACCACCAGTTCCTGACCCGTACGGAGGGTTGCATGACCCATTTCTATGCGAATTGGGACCTGTGCAATATGGACGCGGTCATGGCGATCGGTGTGCTTTGCGACGACCGGTCCATGTATAACGAGGCGATCGGCTATTTCAAAAACGGGCCGGGAAACGGGAACATCCTAAAAGCGGTGAACGTATTGTACGGGGATAGCCTGGGGCAGTGGCAGGAAAGCGGCAGGGACCAGGGGCATACGCAACTGGGCATCGGCGAAATGGGCGCGCTTTGCGAAATGGCATGGAACCAGGGGGACGACCTGTATGGGTATGACAACAACCGTTTTTTAAAGGGCGCGGAATATGTAGCCAGGTATAACCTGGGGGATTCGGTGCCGTATACGGAATATACCAATTGCGCGGGGGTGGACCAACCGGTGATCAGCGCGACGGCGCGAGGCTCGGCGCGACCCGTCTGGGAGCTGGTATATAACCACTATGTCAGACGCCGCGGGCTACAGGCACCGAATTGCGCACGGATGGCGGCAGCCCTGCGGCCGGAAGGAGGCGGCGGGAATTATGGGCCGAACAGCGGTGGGTTTGACCAACTGGGGTATGGTACGTTGCTGTATACGCTGGAGCCTTAA
- a CDS encoding AraC family transcriptional regulator, whose product MMTSEKKRDGFIGEKLLSLPAMVRRNMILPDPVLSRLFVAEIGYFPKAAGHYRRRREGCADNILIYCVGGKGWYTVRDKRFTVGPNEFVILPATRDFLSYGADEKDPWTIYWIHFSGGDVEMFNQRFGIGSSPEPRPIMFNEKGLQLWDTIYRHLETGYTNETLAGANLCLYHLIATFLFPANTPKVKKDNVIDDAIGYMRGKLDKTLTVKELAHACGLSGSHFSHLFHKTTGMPPLEYFIRLKLERACIFLFDSDLKIKEIACQVGYDDPYYFSRLFKKHMHLSPHQYRNNQAGRRSLGVAAALAPVV is encoded by the coding sequence ATGATGACCAGCGAAAAAAAACGAGATGGGTTTATCGGGGAGAAGCTCCTCAGCCTGCCGGCCATGGTCCGGAGGAACATGATACTGCCCGACCCGGTGCTGAGCCGGTTGTTTGTCGCAGAGATCGGCTACTTTCCAAAGGCGGCGGGCCATTACCGGCGGCGAAGGGAGGGGTGTGCCGACAACATCCTCATTTATTGCGTGGGCGGCAAGGGCTGGTACACGGTCAGGGACAAACGCTTTACGGTCGGCCCCAATGAATTCGTCATTCTCCCCGCCACCCGTGACTTCCTAAGCTACGGCGCGGACGAGAAAGACCCCTGGACGATCTACTGGATCCACTTCAGCGGGGGAGACGTGGAGATGTTCAACCAGCGCTTTGGCATCGGTTCGAGCCCCGAGCCCCGTCCCATCATGTTCAATGAAAAGGGGCTGCAGCTATGGGATACCATCTACCGCCACCTCGAAACCGGCTATACCAACGAAACCCTTGCGGGGGCCAATTTATGCCTGTATCACCTGATTGCGACGTTTCTTTTCCCTGCCAATACGCCAAAGGTGAAGAAAGACAACGTCATCGACGACGCCATCGGGTATATGCGCGGCAAGCTTGACAAAACCCTTACGGTCAAGGAGCTGGCCCACGCCTGCGGCCTGTCCGGTTCGCATTTTTCCCACCTGTTTCACAAAACGACCGGTATGCCTCCCCTCGAATACTTTATCCGGTTAAAGCTCGAACGAGCCTGCATCTTCCTTTTCGATTCCGACCTCAAGATTAAGGAAATCGCCTGCCAGGTGGGCTATGACGATCCCTATTATTTCTCCCGGTTGTTCAAAAAGCACATGCACCTCTCGCCCCACCAATACCGGAATAACCAGGCGGGGAGAAGGAGCCTCGGAGTCGCGGCGGCGCTGGCGCCGGTTGTTTAA
- a CDS encoding alpha-ketoglutarate-dependent dioxygenase AlkB family protein produces MIDLFTHYGTNLLPYDGEVRYFGPILAQANDYLARLLADIPWQHDQVFVQGQLRNTRRKVAWFGDHSFAYTYSGVAHHALPWTPVLNELKTIVQGVGKASFNSCLLNLYADGSEAMSWHSDNEASLGVNTTIASLSLGAERRFLFRHKKTRETVEVFLEQGSLLVMKGETQTHWLHSLPVTAKINKPRVNLTFRTFLYVGE; encoded by the coding sequence GTGATCGACCTTTTTACACACTACGGCACCAACCTGCTCCCCTACGACGGGGAAGTGCGCTACTTTGGGCCCATCCTTGCCCAAGCCAACGACTATCTGGCCCGGTTACTCGCTGACATTCCCTGGCAACACGACCAGGTCTTTGTACAAGGCCAGCTTCGAAATACCCGGCGCAAGGTCGCCTGGTTTGGGGACCATTCCTTTGCCTATACCTATTCCGGTGTGGCCCACCACGCATTGCCGTGGACGCCCGTGCTCAACGAATTAAAGACGATTGTCCAGGGGGTGGGCAAAGCGTCCTTCAACTCCTGCCTCCTTAACCTATACGCCGACGGCTCCGAGGCCATGTCCTGGCATAGCGACAACGAAGCGTCGCTCGGCGTCAATACCACCATCGCTTCCCTCAGCCTTGGCGCCGAACGGCGGTTTTTATTCCGGCACAAAAAGACCCGGGAGACCGTGGAAGTCTTTCTGGAACAAGGCAGCCTTCTCGTCATGAAGGGAGAAACCCAGACCCACTGGCTGCACAGCCTTCCGGTGACCGCGAAGATCAACAAGCCCCGGGTCAACCTTACTTTCAGGACATTTTTGTATGTTGGGGAATGA
- a CDS encoding helix-turn-helix domain-containing protein produces MSLTKPLSDSDILDRYKEVFQRFAKDGVIDMDKRLKYKFSYSVHRLEDVVRKMNGIVPPNRQSVYYITFFKKGTAQKNIGMFHFPIGSNTLMLIPQRVIHSTVYQSLRCSGYLINFNIDFFLNNAFPKKHVIDKKVFKSSLRPYLTVSAGQRKKLEAIFEYILRENASGHLEKNQMIALKILELLILCDRFFTDAEAIGKESIYHPTIEKFNELLDQHASKERTVRFYADALNVHPAHLNFLVKKYNGMNAKKTIDNRVFMEAQSLLATTSWSVKEIAHQLGFSDANYFSAFFQKMAGMSTTAYRAKAR; encoded by the coding sequence ATGTCATTAACAAAACCCCTCAGCGATTCCGACATCCTGGACAGGTACAAAGAGGTCTTCCAGCGATTTGCAAAGGACGGTGTCATCGATATGGACAAAAGGCTGAAGTACAAATTCAGTTATTCGGTACATCGCCTGGAAGACGTTGTCCGGAAGATGAATGGAATCGTGCCGCCCAACCGTCAGTCGGTCTATTACATCACCTTTTTTAAGAAAGGAACGGCGCAGAAGAACATCGGTATGTTTCATTTCCCCATCGGGAGCAATACCCTGATGCTGATCCCGCAAAGGGTGATCCATTCCACGGTCTACCAGTCGCTGCGGTGTTCCGGGTACCTCATCAACTTCAACATCGATTTTTTCCTGAACAACGCGTTTCCCAAAAAACACGTCATCGACAAAAAGGTCTTTAAGTCCTCTTTGAGGCCCTACCTGACCGTGTCCGCCGGCCAAAGGAAGAAGCTGGAGGCAATCTTCGAGTACATTCTCCGGGAAAATGCCTCCGGCCACCTGGAGAAAAACCAGATGATCGCCCTCAAGATCCTGGAGCTGCTTATCCTATGCGACCGGTTTTTTACCGACGCAGAGGCCATCGGGAAGGAAAGCATCTACCATCCGACCATCGAAAAATTCAACGAACTGCTGGATCAGCATGCTTCCAAAGAAAGGACGGTCCGGTTCTATGCCGATGCCTTGAACGTTCACCCCGCGCACCTGAATTTTTTGGTGAAAAAGTACAACGGGATGAACGCCAAAAAAACGATCGACAACCGGGTCTTTATGGAAGCCCAGTCCCTCCTGGCAACGACCTCCTGGTCCGTCAAGGAGATCGCTCACCAATTGGGTTTTTCGGACGCCAACTACTTCTCCGCCTTCTTTCAAAAGATGGCCGGGATGTCTACAACGGCGTATAGGGCGAAGGCTCGTTAA